The following proteins come from a genomic window of Nostoc sp. TCL26-01:
- a CDS encoding response regulator transcription factor has protein sequence MSPIPHTPIRVLIVDDHAIVQQGLIAIINEESDMVVVGQAQNGIEAIALFRQEQPDITFMDLRMPEMGGVEAITRLCAEFNTARIIVLTTYDGDEDIYQGLRAGAKGYLLKDSKPSELRTAIRTVHGGQQYIPPPVGAKLVQRLNNPELTDRELKVLQLVAQGMSNLEISVALTITENTVKSNINRILSKLGAKDRTQATIIALKRGLTRS, from the coding sequence ATGTCCCCCATACCCCACACCCCAATTCGGGTTCTGATCGTGGATGACCATGCCATTGTCCAGCAAGGATTAATTGCCATCATTAACGAAGAATCAGATATGGTGGTAGTTGGTCAGGCACAAAATGGAATTGAGGCGATCGCATTATTTCGCCAAGAGCAACCAGATATCACTTTTATGGACTTACGGATGCCCGAAATGGGAGGCGTTGAAGCAATTACAAGGCTTTGTGCTGAATTTAACACAGCACGCATCATTGTCTTAACCACTTACGATGGCGACGAAGATATTTATCAGGGCTTACGAGCTGGGGCAAAGGGCTACCTGCTCAAAGATTCTAAACCCAGCGAGCTGCGAACCGCGATTCGCACTGTTCATGGCGGTCAGCAATATATTCCACCTCCTGTTGGCGCTAAATTAGTGCAGCGCCTGAACAATCCAGAATTGACTGATCGCGAATTAAAAGTTCTGCAATTAGTTGCTCAAGGCATGAGTAATTTAGAAATTAGTGTTGCTTTGACGATCACTGAAAATACTGTCAAATCGAATATCAACCGCATTTTAAGTAAGTTGGGGGCAAAAGACCGCACCCAGGCAACCATTATTGCCTTGAAACGAGGGCTTACCAGATCATAA
- a CDS encoding CHASE2 domain-containing protein: protein MWTTLKQQIWRWRGVLITVPSIGGGLLLLRLTGALQFMEVVALDQMFRLRPPERIDSRIVLVTIDESDIKQLGKWPMSDAVLAQIISSIKQQQPRVIGLDIFRDLPVEPGHQALANVFTTTPNLIGIENVIKAADGDIIPAPSLLKQRDQVSASDLLLDTDGRVRRSLLYLRTQDDRSIFTLGARLAFFYLDKQGIFRQPLDPDQIQFRLGQAVFTPLQPNDGGYVGMDAGGYQILSNFPKFQPGFRTISITEVLQGRLPRDLVRDHIVLIGVTAESLKDKFFTSYTTDSTAVPAGVEVHALLASQLLSAALDGRPLLHTWSEPMESLWIVVWSTIGAVIGWTASSPPQTILKVVLLGIALGGGAYILFLMGWWIIIVPPLLALVGSAITSNVYLLWENLKEHAWTLEQKVEERTLNLEQEIVERKQAQETLSQQKQLLQTIVDHIPVMITLYDATGHVEFVNRQLEQILGWSSADLQQIDLIAECSSDPEQRQQILDHMLVATGTWLDLKIRTKDDRFVNTAWANVQLDHRLFVGIGQDISDRKRAEEASILDERNRMAREIHDTLAQAFTGILLHIGAAMELIIKKPDKAEAHLATVDELARMGLAEARRSVTALRPKLLEEGNLFNALKRLTNQMKLSTHTHLTCEIIGTAYSLLPNVENHLLRIGQEALTNAIKYAHATQIDVELVCEESQCLLRIKDNGQGFDIDQVAASKGFGLLGMSERVEQIGGELVIQTNPGQGTEIVVVVNRE, encoded by the coding sequence ATGTGGACGACTCTGAAACAGCAAATTTGGCGATGGCGTGGGGTCTTGATCACGGTTCCCAGTATTGGCGGAGGTTTGTTGCTTTTGCGCTTAACCGGAGCGCTCCAGTTTATGGAAGTAGTGGCGCTGGATCAGATGTTTCGCCTGCGTCCCCCAGAAAGAATTGATTCACGGATTGTTCTGGTGACGATCGATGAGTCCGATATCAAACAGCTGGGAAAATGGCCGATGTCGGATGCAGTGCTGGCTCAGATCATTTCATCGATCAAACAACAGCAACCCAGAGTCATCGGATTAGACATCTTTCGAGATTTACCTGTAGAACCCGGTCATCAAGCCTTAGCCAACGTCTTCACCACGACTCCTAACTTAATTGGCATTGAGAACGTCATTAAAGCAGCAGATGGTGATATTATTCCCGCCCCATCGCTGTTAAAACAGCGAGATCAAGTCAGTGCCAGTGATCTGCTGTTAGACACAGATGGTCGAGTACGTCGCAGCTTGTTGTATTTGAGAACTCAGGACGATCGCTCGATCTTTACTTTGGGCGCACGTCTGGCATTTTTTTACCTGGACAAACAAGGGATCTTCCGCCAACCCCTTGACCCTGATCAGATACAGTTTCGCCTGGGTCAGGCTGTGTTTACACCGTTGCAACCAAATGATGGCGGTTATGTGGGCATGGATGCAGGTGGGTATCAAATTCTATCCAACTTTCCCAAATTCCAGCCAGGATTTCGCACCATCTCGATCACAGAAGTCTTACAGGGACGGCTACCACGCGATTTGGTGCGTGACCACATCGTTTTGATCGGAGTCACCGCAGAAAGTTTGAAAGACAAGTTTTTTACTTCCTACACCACCGACTCTACTGCCGTACCTGCTGGGGTTGAGGTTCATGCACTGTTAGCCAGCCAACTGTTGAGCGCGGCGTTAGATGGGCGACCGCTCCTGCACACCTGGTCAGAGCCAATGGAGTCCCTGTGGATTGTTGTTTGGTCAACCATTGGAGCCGTCATCGGTTGGACAGCTTCATCACCTCCACAAACCATATTAAAAGTTGTACTGTTGGGCATCGCTCTTGGCGGTGGTGCTTACATTCTTTTTCTCATGGGTTGGTGGATCATCATCGTGCCGCCGTTGTTAGCGCTGGTGGGATCTGCCATCACTAGCAATGTCTACCTGCTATGGGAAAACCTGAAGGAGCACGCTTGGACTTTGGAACAAAAAGTTGAAGAGCGAACCTTAAACTTGGAGCAAGAAATTGTGGAACGAAAACAGGCTCAAGAGACGTTAAGCCAGCAGAAACAGCTTTTACAAACGATTGTGGATCATATCCCGGTGATGATTACACTTTACGACGCAACGGGGCATGTTGAGTTTGTCAATCGTCAGCTTGAGCAAATTCTAGGCTGGTCATCTGCCGATTTGCAGCAGATTGATCTCATCGCTGAATGTAGTTCTGATCCAGAACAGCGACAGCAGATTCTAGACCACATGTTAGTTGCCACTGGCACTTGGCTTGATCTAAAAATCAGGACAAAAGACGATCGCTTTGTCAATACCGCCTGGGCAAATGTTCAGCTTGATCATCGTTTATTTGTGGGGATTGGGCAGGACATCAGCGATCGCAAACGTGCCGAAGAAGCTTCCATTCTGGACGAGCGCAACCGGATGGCACGGGAAATACACGACACTCTCGCGCAGGCTTTTACGGGCATTCTGCTGCATATTGGAGCCGCAATGGAACTGATCATCAAAAAACCAGATAAAGCAGAAGCACACTTGGCAACTGTGGATGAATTAGCCCGGATGGGGTTGGCAGAAGCGCGGCGATCAGTGACGGCACTGCGACCCAAACTATTGGAAGAGGGCAACTTATTTAATGCTTTAAAACGCTTAACTAATCAAATGAAATTATCTACGCACACCCATCTCACCTGTGAAATCATCGGTACTGCCTATTCTTTACTACCCAATGTGGAGAATCATTTGTTACGGATTGGACAAGAAGCTTTAACCAATGCCATTAAATATGCTCACGCCACTCAAATTGACGTTGAATTAGTTTGCGAGGAGTCACAGTGTCTATTACGCATTAAAGACAATGGACAGGGATTCGACATTGACCAGGTCGCTGCCAGTAAAGGATTTGGGCTATTAGGTATGAGTGAACGGGTAGAGCAAATTGGAGGTGAGTTAGTCATCCAAACCAATCCAGGTCAAGGTACAGAAATTGTTGTCGTTGTGAATCGGGAGTAG
- a CDS encoding DUF928 domain-containing protein: MSDPKTLLYRLPIGMALTLELAIAPGIAAPTSSPSLFASQSTIQLAQTSPPPPPKNPERSSPGGRRDPSNCPQDAAAAPTELILTALSPTMKPGLTLAEHPTFLVYAPKTSAKNAEFSLRNREGRGVYRTTVALSNTPTLISLTLPAETPPLTVGQPYTWSFAIICNPSDRLDDRFVTGMVQRIELDSARLRQIQQASPKEQVALYQKVDAWYDALTVLYQLRQKQFNDPSINTAWRELLQSAGINTMIDSNPEQGSPR, translated from the coding sequence ATGTCTGACCCCAAAACCCTGTTGTATCGTCTTCCCATTGGCATGGCTCTCACGTTAGAACTAGCGATCGCTCCCGGCATTGCTGCGCCAACATCATCCCCATCCCTCTTTGCGAGTCAGTCTACCATCCAACTCGCGCAAACTAGCCCACCACCGCCACCGAAGAATCCGGAGCGATCATCGCCAGGGGGACGGCGCGATCCATCTAACTGTCCTCAAGATGCGGCAGCAGCACCAACAGAACTCATACTGACTGCCCTTAGCCCAACGATGAAACCAGGCTTGACATTAGCAGAGCATCCCACGTTTCTTGTCTATGCGCCCAAAACCAGCGCCAAGAATGCAGAATTTAGTCTTCGTAATCGAGAAGGTCGCGGCGTTTATCGCACAACAGTGGCTTTGAGCAACACTCCCACCCTCATCAGCCTCACCCTGCCAGCCGAGACACCGCCTTTAACCGTGGGACAGCCTTATACCTGGTCATTTGCCATCATTTGCAATCCCAGCGATCGCTTGGACGATCGCTTTGTTACAGGCATGGTGCAACGCATTGAACTCGATTCCGCTCGTTTACGCCAAATTCAGCAAGCATCGCCCAAAGAACAGGTGGCGCTTTATCAAAAAGTAGATGCCTGGTATGATGCACTTACCGTTCTATATCAATTGAGACAGAAACAATTCAATGATCCAAGCATTAACACTGCTTGGCGTGAACTGTTGCAATCAGCAGGAATCAATACCATGATTGATAGCAACCCAGAGCAAGGAAGCCCGCGTTGA
- a CDS encoding CHAT domain-containing protein encodes MSLHIGIAIAADKTSDDLKVEQTRQSPHITLQTSPAQLVQQAEDHYQVGQLREAIALWQQAVYRYKTAGDRPNQALVLSFLATAFEDLGQWTQANQAINQAMSLASTQNSSLDRLQVLAQVLTIQGRLQLAQGKASEALATWQQAEAVYRQARDPIGILGSQINQARALQSQGLYRRATAGLLQVKQLLQSQPDGRLKMTGLRNLGKMLRLVGNLDQSGVVLQQSLAIAQNLHDKTIASDISGILFSLGNTTRAQGKTETALDYYQKAIATAPSLTAKTQIQLAQLNLLVNSDRQTQTQLLFAQIQSQLAQLPPGRLAAYARIDLARSLVKMGKWGDGGGLRSQLLKTSAEELAIAIQHIRAAGDSRAESYALGTLGNLYETTHQWQDAQTLTQQALSLAQSLDASEIAYQWQWQLGRIFCQDTQPCSATLNLQNATIAYGSAVKMLQSLRTDLVAVNQDVQFSFRESVEPVYRQFVELLLQSAGDAPSQENLKQARETIEALQLAELDNFFREACTNARPVKIDQIDLRAAVIYPIILPSQFAVILALPNQPLRYYKTSQPQANVEDILTQMRQSLRPTAFVEDWLPAAQQVYDLLLRPLAAELASSEIKTLVFVPDGLLRSLPMAALHDGQQYLIEKYSIVLTPGLQLLQPQPLERQQLQGLLAGLTQAREGFAALPNVGVEINQIQSEIPAQVLLDQSFTDRSFKQKVEFTPSPLVHLATHGQFSSNADQTFILTWDGRIKVKELDQLLRSREGRINPIELLVLSACQTATGDKRAALGMAGVAVRSGARSTLASLWSVSDRSTASLMIAFYRELGKPGVTKAEALRRAQVALLRQDDYTSPYYWAPFVLLGNWL; translated from the coding sequence ATGAGTTTGCATATTGGCATAGCGATCGCCGCAGATAAAACGAGTGATGATCTGAAGGTGGAGCAGACAAGACAATCGCCCCACATCACACTCCAAACTTCGCCAGCCCAGCTTGTGCAGCAGGCGGAAGACCATTATCAGGTAGGGCAACTAAGAGAGGCGATCGCCCTTTGGCAACAGGCTGTATACCGTTACAAAACAGCAGGCGATCGCCCGAATCAAGCACTCGTGTTGAGTTTTCTGGCCACTGCCTTTGAAGATTTGGGACAGTGGACACAGGCGAATCAGGCGATCAATCAAGCCATGTCGCTGGCAAGTACCCAAAACTCCAGTCTTGATCGCTTACAGGTTCTCGCTCAAGTACTCACCATTCAGGGGAGGCTGCAACTGGCTCAAGGTAAAGCCAGCGAAGCATTAGCAACCTGGCAACAAGCGGAGGCTGTCTATCGCCAAGCCCGTGATCCGATTGGCATCCTCGGTAGCCAGATTAATCAGGCAAGAGCTTTACAGTCACAGGGACTTTATCGCCGAGCCACAGCAGGGCTGTTGCAAGTAAAACAGTTGTTGCAAAGCCAACCAGACGGGCGTTTGAAGATGACGGGGCTGCGAAATCTGGGCAAAATGCTGCGGCTGGTGGGCAATCTGGATCAATCTGGTGTGGTCTTGCAGCAAAGCTTGGCGATCGCTCAGAACCTGCATGACAAAACGATTGCATCCGATATTAGCGGCATTCTCTTCAGTTTGGGCAACACAACTCGCGCCCAGGGAAAAACGGAGACTGCCCTGGATTATTATCAAAAAGCGATCGCCACAGCTCCTTCACTAACCGCGAAAACTCAGATCCAACTTGCCCAGTTAAATTTGTTGGTTAACAGCGATCGACAAACACAGACTCAGCTCCTATTTGCCCAAATTCAATCCCAGCTTGCCCAGTTACCGCCCGGTCGTCTAGCAGCGTATGCCCGAATTGATCTGGCTCGCAGCTTAGTCAAAATGGGGAAATGGGGAGATGGGGGAGGTTTACGCTCCCAATTGCTGAAAACTTCTGCCGAGGAACTGGCGATCGCGATTCAACACATTCGGGCTGCAGGTGATTCTCGTGCTGAATCCTATGCCCTTGGCACTTTGGGTAATTTGTATGAAACCACCCATCAATGGCAAGATGCTCAAACCCTGACCCAACAGGCGCTCAGTCTGGCTCAATCGCTGGATGCCTCCGAAATTGCCTATCAATGGCAGTGGCAACTAGGAAGAATTTTCTGTCAGGATACGCAGCCCTGCTCGGCGACTCTTAATTTGCAAAATGCCACAATCGCCTATGGTTCAGCAGTCAAAATGCTGCAATCGCTTCGCACTGACCTGGTTGCGGTTAACCAAGATGTGCAATTTTCATTCCGAGAAAGTGTCGAACCCGTTTATCGCCAATTTGTAGAATTGTTGTTGCAATCGGCAGGCGATGCACCCAGCCAGGAAAACCTGAAACAGGCACGGGAGACAATCGAAGCCCTCCAGTTAGCAGAACTTGACAACTTCTTCCGAGAAGCTTGTACCAATGCTCGTCCAGTAAAAATTGATCAAATTGATCTCCGCGCGGCAGTCATTTATCCCATCATTTTACCCAGTCAATTTGCGGTGATTTTGGCATTGCCCAATCAGCCATTGCGCTATTACAAAACATCTCAGCCGCAAGCGAATGTCGAAGACATTTTGACCCAGATGCGCCAATCGCTCAGACCGACTGCCTTTGTCGAAGATTGGTTGCCTGCGGCTCAACAGGTCTATGATTTGCTTTTGCGTCCGCTTGCGGCTGAACTGGCCAGCAGTGAGATCAAAACGCTTGTATTTGTGCCTGATGGATTGCTACGTAGTTTGCCAATGGCAGCTTTGCACGATGGTCAACAGTATTTAATTGAGAAATATAGTATTGTATTAACACCTGGTCTACAATTGCTCCAACCCCAACCGCTAGAGCGTCAACAGCTTCAGGGACTACTAGCAGGATTAACACAAGCACGGGAGGGCTTTGCGGCATTGCCCAATGTTGGGGTTGAGATTAATCAAATTCAGTCAGAAATTCCGGCACAAGTGCTGTTAGATCAATCGTTCACGGATCGATCGTTTAAACAGAAAGTTGAGTTCACACCTTCACCGCTCGTTCATTTGGCAACCCATGGTCAATTTAGCTCAAACGCTGATCAAACCTTCATCTTGACCTGGGATGGACGGATTAAAGTCAAAGAATTGGATCAACTGCTGCGCTCTAGAGAAGGAAGAATTAACCCAATCGAACTGCTGGTACTGAGTGCTTGTCAGACGGCAACCGGAGATAAACGAGCGGCTTTGGGGATGGCAGGAGTGGCAGTGCGATCAGGGGCACGCAGCACCCTTGCTTCCTTGTGGTCAGTTAGCGATCGCTCCACCGCCTCTTTGATGATTGCGTTTTACCGTGAGTTAGGCAAGCCCGGAGTCACCAAAGCTGAAGCCTTGCGTCGCGCCCAGGTCGCATTATTACGTCAAGACGATTATACTTCGCCCTACTACTGGGCACCGTTTGTGCTTTTAGGAAATTGGTTGTAA
- a CDS encoding peptidoglycan-binding protein: MFNKIALSIAATMGIVGFLQTSPAIATPTVPSSPMLIATAYTDITLPTLRQGDRGRSVQLLQKILSDNGFLNAAGVRLGNPSGAVVDGVFGVITESAVKDLQRRYNIPVTGRVNPVTWEVLDMRENPYRSPLPWKY, translated from the coding sequence ATGTTTAATAAAATTGCTCTATCTATTGCAGCAACAATGGGGATCGTTGGGTTTCTGCAAACGAGTCCAGCGATCGCTACTCCCACAGTCCCATCTTCTCCCATGCTGATCGCCACTGCCTACACAGACATCACACTACCGACTTTGAGACAAGGCGATCGCGGCAGAAGTGTGCAACTGTTGCAGAAAATTCTCTCAGATAATGGGTTCTTGAATGCTGCCGGAGTCAGGTTGGGAAATCCGAGTGGTGCCGTTGTCGATGGCGTATTTGGTGTCATTACAGAGTCTGCGGTCAAAGATTTACAACGACGCTATAACATCCCTGTTACTGGACGGGTCAACCCTGTGACTTGGGAAGTGCTGGATATGCGGGAGAATCCCTATCGATCGCCGCTCCCCTGGAAATACTAA
- a CDS encoding catalase family peroxidase, whose translation MEKQMSNRKVYSRRNFLISASRIAAIGFVAPVVASATAAAVAKSVRQSSEKQTEATAQEVMDALEDAYGSHPGQRKNHTKGVGALGTFVGNPKVKEISRSPLFSGEQFDVVARFSIAGGDPMVSDADKSPRGLALEFRLPDGSLHHMTMLSTPMFFAAVPQTFLDKFIALAIDPATGKPDMAKFKQFEASHPDNALQAQFLQENNPPPSYANCAYYSIHAFKFINDAGKTTIVKFRFVPQDGEKHLSNAQLSSMPPNFLEQALIERTRLSPINWDMIVTISEPGDPETNSTLLWSGKHRELNAGTLTLTSAMPSNLAGSYNINYDPLIMADGIAPTDDPVLLFRSPSYAISHTRRIRDL comes from the coding sequence ATGGAGAAGCAAATGTCAAATAGAAAGGTTTATAGCAGGAGAAACTTCCTGATATCAGCCAGTCGAATTGCTGCTATAGGTTTCGTTGCACCAGTCGTGGCATCGGCGACCGCAGCCGCTGTTGCTAAATCTGTTCGCCAATCCTCCGAGAAGCAGACCGAGGCTACCGCGCAAGAGGTTATGGATGCGCTTGAGGATGCCTACGGCTCACACCCTGGTCAACGAAAAAATCACACAAAAGGGGTGGGTGCCTTGGGCACGTTTGTCGGTAATCCAAAAGTCAAAGAAATCTCACGATCGCCACTGTTCTCTGGAGAACAATTCGATGTTGTCGCCCGCTTCTCTATAGCGGGTGGTGACCCAATGGTATCTGATGCTGACAAAAGTCCGCGCGGTCTGGCGCTCGAATTCCGGCTACCAGATGGCAGCTTACATCACATGACGATGCTGAGTACACCGATGTTCTTTGCTGCTGTACCGCAAACGTTTCTGGACAAGTTCATCGCACTGGCGATCGATCCTGCTACCGGAAAACCGGACATGGCGAAGTTCAAGCAGTTCGAGGCTTCTCACCCGGACAACGCGCTGCAAGCCCAATTCTTGCAGGAGAACAATCCACCACCAAGCTATGCCAACTGTGCATACTACAGCATCCATGCCTTCAAGTTCATCAATGATGCAGGCAAGACAACAATTGTCAAATTCCGTTTTGTTCCCCAAGATGGCGAGAAACATCTCTCAAATGCACAGTTGTCATCGATGCCGCCCAATTTTCTGGAGCAGGCGCTAATAGAGCGCACGCGCCTGAGTCCAATCAACTGGGACATGATCGTCACGATCAGCGAACCTGGTGATCCTGAAACCAATTCGACGCTTCTCTGGTCGGGGAAACATCGAGAACTGAACGCTGGCACTCTCACACTAACATCAGCAATGCCATCGAACCTGGCTGGCAGTTATAATATCAACTATGATCCGCTAATTATGGCAGACGGGATTGCACCGACTGATGACCCTGTTCTTCTCTTTCGGTCACCTTCCTACGCTATATCCCACACAAGAAGGATACGTGACCTGTGA